The Nitrosomonas cryotolerans ATCC 49181 genome includes a window with the following:
- a CDS encoding L,D-transpeptidase: MNTCREEIIWSFSVERSNSNDSFVELNVLGRRLIIRFLMLAGFIVSLLSSSPVLADDIWVDVDTTEHVLLVMRGNTVQDTFDNIAIGRFGTTYFKMRNDDKTPLGRFRIGWVNNASRYYRFFGLDYPNHETAKRALDENRITVETWQSILQAIKMEKTPPQDTPLGGYIGIHGIGRGEREIHDQYNWTNGCIALTNEQIDRLSRWIKPGTMVKIR, encoded by the coding sequence TTGAATACGTGTAGGGAAGAAATTATTTGGAGCTTTTCTGTCGAACGATCAAACTCTAATGATTCTTTTGTTGAATTAAACGTGTTAGGAAGACGATTAATTATCAGGTTTCTAATGCTAGCCGGATTTATTGTTTCGTTATTGAGTAGTTCGCCTGTTCTGGCTGATGATATTTGGGTTGATGTGGATACAACAGAACATGTGTTATTGGTAATGAGGGGAAATACGGTGCAGGATACTTTTGATAATATCGCTATTGGGCGTTTTGGAACAACCTATTTTAAAATGAGAAATGACGACAAAACCCCGCTGGGTCGATTTAGAATCGGGTGGGTAAATAACGCAAGTCGCTATTATCGATTCTTTGGCCTGGATTATCCAAATCATGAAACGGCTAAGCGTGCTTTGGATGAGAATAGAATTACAGTGGAGACTTGGCAGTCTATTCTGCAAGCCATCAAAATGGAAAAGACACCGCCTCAGGATACCCCATTGGGAGGTTATATTGGTATTCATGGTATTGGCAGAGGCGAACGTGAGATCCATGATCAGTATAATTGGACCAATGGGTGTATTGCGTTGACTAATGAGCAAATTGATCGTTTGAGTCGATGGATTAAGCCAGGTACCATGGTCAAAATCCGGTAA
- a CDS encoding DNA internalization-related competence protein ComEC/Rec2, producing the protein MSIQVSIFIFAFGAGWLQRQAVLPENFWAWTLILMAIGLRIPWSSQVVLSVAAKKILWGIFFFSAGFFWAAIFAQWRLTDSLPYEWESRDIQLIGIVASLPQSNNRNLRFLFDVEEVLTAGAHVPEHISLAWYKTRHQHHEVGEVTLPQVKAGERWQITVRLKRPFSHANPHGFDFEAWALERNIRATGYVRSSDHNLRLDKIVNHPAYWIERIRQEIRDRFTRILSGEAYAGVLITLATGDQRAITREQWQIFSRTGTNHLVAISGLHITMVSSMVFALVYRLWCWSPYLLLRVPARRIAVIAGLVVALGYTFLSGFSIPAQRAFCMLAVVAVALWRGRITSATTVLTWALLWVILLDPWAVCSPGFWLSFGAIAMIMLVTVGRIGSIHWLLEWVRVQWAITLGLMPLLLGMFQQVSLVSPIANAIAIPLVSLAVVPLTLLATIPMLDFLLLPAHGILSGGMQILQGLSNAPYAVWQQHAPPTWTIMAGVTGVIWILLPGSSGLGFFSGFPARWLGIVALLPMFLIPPSKPAKGELWLTVLDVGQGLAVVARTKNYTLLFDSGPGFGETDSGHRIVVPFLRGEGIKQLDTIIVSHADSDHSGGALSILDSIPTLRLISSLNTDHPIQQRFSTNRHPCHTDISWEWDGVLFESLHPLIQDYRNPKRNTNESSCVLKISTRHGSILLPADIGRQSEQALLDRGRNVLPSTVLIAPHHGSKTSSSEAFIRQVNPELTIFTVGYRNRFRHPDKAVAERYRQLGSKLLRSDIDGAVSLRFSNNSIEVETWRARYRRYWQ; encoded by the coding sequence TTGTCCATTCAGGTGAGTATTTTCATCTTTGCTTTTGGCGCAGGCTGGTTGCAGCGACAGGCGGTATTGCCGGAAAACTTCTGGGCCTGGACGTTAATCTTAATGGCGATAGGTTTACGGATACCGTGGAGTTCCCAAGTAGTTCTCTCTGTTGCTGCTAAGAAGATTTTATGGGGTATATTTTTTTTCAGTGCAGGATTCTTCTGGGCAGCCATATTTGCGCAATGGCGTTTAACTGATTCGCTGCCATATGAGTGGGAAAGTCGTGATATCCAGCTAATAGGTATCGTGGCGAGCTTACCGCAGAGCAATAATCGTAATTTAAGATTCTTATTTGATGTTGAGGAGGTGTTAACGGCAGGGGCTCATGTTCCCGAACATATTTCACTTGCCTGGTACAAAACGCGTCATCAACATCATGAAGTAGGTGAAGTTACCTTACCTCAAGTCAAGGCAGGAGAGCGCTGGCAGATAACGGTACGTTTGAAACGCCCGTTTAGTCATGCTAATCCGCATGGCTTTGATTTTGAGGCATGGGCGTTGGAACGCAATATTCGGGCCACGGGCTATGTTCGATCATCCGATCATAATCTACGTCTGGATAAGATAGTGAATCATCCAGCCTATTGGATAGAGCGTATACGTCAGGAAATTCGTGATCGTTTTACTCGAATCTTATCTGGTGAGGCATATGCCGGTGTCTTGATCACGCTGGCAACAGGTGATCAACGTGCTATCACGCGGGAGCAGTGGCAAATATTTTCACGTACAGGCACCAATCATCTTGTAGCGATTTCTGGGCTCCATATTACGATGGTTTCAAGCATGGTATTTGCATTGGTTTATCGACTATGGTGTTGGAGCCCCTATCTACTATTGCGTGTACCGGCACGTAGGATTGCTGTTATTGCAGGATTGGTAGTAGCACTGGGTTATACATTTCTTTCTGGTTTTTCGATTCCTGCACAACGTGCGTTTTGTATGCTTGCGGTTGTGGCGGTTGCGTTATGGAGAGGGCGTATTACCTCGGCGACAACTGTGCTCACATGGGCTTTATTATGGGTAATCCTGCTAGATCCTTGGGCAGTATGTTCACCCGGTTTCTGGCTTTCATTTGGTGCAATAGCCATGATCATGCTGGTAACAGTTGGACGTATTGGTTCAATACATTGGCTACTTGAATGGGTGCGGGTACAGTGGGCGATTACACTGGGTCTGATGCCATTATTACTGGGAATGTTCCAGCAAGTATCGCTGGTGTCACCGATAGCTAATGCGATCGCGATTCCCTTGGTTAGTCTGGCGGTGGTACCGTTAACATTATTAGCAACGATACCCATGCTTGATTTCTTATTATTGCCCGCACACGGAATACTGAGTGGCGGCATGCAGATATTGCAAGGGCTGAGTAATGCGCCTTATGCTGTTTGGCAGCAACATGCTCCGCCAACGTGGACCATAATGGCGGGAGTAACTGGTGTCATTTGGATTTTGTTACCAGGTAGTTCAGGACTGGGTTTTTTCTCAGGTTTTCCAGCACGCTGGCTGGGAATAGTGGCCCTGCTGCCGATGTTTCTGATACCACCATCTAAACCGGCAAAGGGAGAACTGTGGCTGACTGTATTAGATGTCGGTCAGGGCTTGGCCGTTGTCGCACGTACTAAGAATTATACGCTTTTGTTCGATAGCGGGCCTGGCTTTGGTGAAACCGATAGCGGTCACCGTATTGTTGTGCCATTTTTACGAGGGGAGGGTATCAAACAGCTTGATACGATAATTGTGTCGCATGCTGATTCAGACCATAGCGGTGGAGCCTTGTCAATTCTGGATTCAATACCGACATTACGATTGATATCATCGCTGAATACGGATCATCCGATACAACAACGATTCTCTACCAATAGACATCCTTGTCATACAGATATTTCATGGGAATGGGATGGCGTACTGTTTGAATCGTTACATCCTCTGATACAGGATTATCGGAATCCTAAGCGTAATACCAATGAATCTAGTTGTGTATTAAAAATCAGTACGCGCCATGGCAGTATATTGCTGCCAGCTGATATTGGCAGGCAGTCCGAACAGGCGCTGCTGGATCGTGGAAGGAATGTGCTGCCATCAACAGTATTAATCGCGCCGCATCATGGCAGCAAAACTTCTTCAAGTGAAGCATTTATACGTCAGGTTAATCCTGAGCTCACTATTTTTACCGTTGGTTATCGAAATCGTTTTAGACATCCTGATAAAGCAGTGGCAGAACGTTATCGCCAATTAGGGAGTAAATTATTGCGTAGTGATATAGACGGAGCCGTGTCATTGCGTTTTTCAAATAATAGCATTGAGGTGGAAACCTGGCGAGCACGATATCGTCGTTATTGGCAATAA
- a CDS encoding sensor histidine kinase, whose product MAFAEFSWNKLKNQYTIPRSGNNELKLSDEILISNIRWFIIFRWVVIGALIFFQILTILASNTLTQFGITQQQNWPIAITLILSVANFAYIFALDYYEHTKYNSPSINIWIQIIIDLLCLSIVVHYVGSVATPASFFYVLHIVLACIFFSTIESLFVTVLVCCMYTIVLLIENDMFLQVSQSILIDAHMSVESQQKTKVFLWMFILDILFLVVWYVVSRLAIVVRTHERHLLDAHEKINQTQVEKDQYAILMTHQLKSPLDAIRSKINLINGGYCGEFSPEIEDALQKMNIRAQGMSNLILDLLKLERLKTTCLNTATFKQINIETTIHKCLDKLTPVANAKQISILISIKNFIFSGIPDQLEILFENIISNAIIYSYDNASVEITSAIDRQNNTATVTITDHGIGIESKDLPNIFNEYFYAPRAVMHNKASSGVGLSIVKIAAENNKLQISVSSEPGAGTVFTVIFRNILPHTI is encoded by the coding sequence ATGGCATTCGCCGAATTTTCATGGAATAAACTTAAAAATCAATATACTATACCAAGATCAGGTAATAATGAGCTAAAACTCAGTGATGAAATTCTAATCAGCAACATACGCTGGTTCATCATTTTCCGATGGGTCGTCATTGGTGCGCTCATTTTCTTTCAAATACTCACCATACTTGCTTCAAACACGCTGACACAATTTGGTATCACACAGCAGCAAAATTGGCCAATTGCTATTACGCTGATATTGAGCGTTGCAAATTTTGCTTATATTTTCGCGCTCGATTACTATGAGCATACCAAATATAACTCTCCATCGATAAATATCTGGATACAGATTATTATTGATCTGCTATGTTTATCGATCGTAGTACATTATGTTGGCAGCGTCGCAACACCAGCCTCTTTTTTCTATGTACTACACATAGTACTGGCCTGCATTTTCTTCTCCACCATAGAAAGCCTGTTTGTTACGGTTTTAGTTTGCTGCATGTACACAATCGTCCTGCTGATTGAGAACGATATGTTCTTGCAAGTTTCACAATCAATCCTCATTGATGCCCATATGTCAGTCGAAAGCCAACAAAAAACCAAAGTCTTTCTGTGGATGTTCATCCTCGACATACTATTCTTGGTCGTCTGGTATGTCGTTTCACGCCTCGCAATCGTTGTACGCACTCATGAACGCCATCTTCTGGATGCCCATGAAAAAATCAACCAAACGCAGGTTGAGAAAGACCAGTATGCCATTCTAATGACACATCAATTAAAATCACCACTCGATGCCATTCGTAGCAAAATTAATTTAATCAATGGAGGCTATTGCGGCGAATTCTCACCTGAAATAGAAGATGCACTACAAAAAATGAATATCCGTGCCCAGGGCATGTCGAATTTAATTCTAGATTTACTCAAACTTGAACGATTAAAAACAACCTGCTTAAATACGGCGACCTTCAAGCAAATTAATATTGAAACAACGATTCATAAATGTCTTGATAAACTAACACCCGTTGCTAACGCCAAGCAGATAAGTATTCTAATATCAATTAAAAATTTTATTTTTTCTGGCATTCCGGACCAGCTGGAAATCCTTTTTGAAAATATTATTTCAAATGCGATTATCTACTCGTATGATAACGCATCGGTAGAAATCACATCTGCCATTGACAGACAAAACAATACCGCTACCGTCACCATAACAGATCATGGTATTGGCATTGAAAGCAAGGACCTACCAAACATTTTTAATGAATATTTCTATGCACCCAGAGCTGTCATGCATAACAAAGCATCCAGCGGTGTAGGGCTATCCATCGTTAAAATAGCCGCAGAAAATAATAAGCTACAGATCAGCGTATCCAGCGAACCCGGGGCAGGAACCGTTTTCACTGTTATTTTTAGAAATATACTGCCCCATACAATATAA
- the tnpA gene encoding IS200/IS605 family transposase, translating to MQVNNDVRTRRHCVFNLHVHLVFVTKYRRDVFSGRVLIDLEEIFKNVCLDFEAELVEFNGEHDHIHLLVNYPPKIAISNLVNSLKGVSSRLIRKKNYPEIKNKLWGNMLWSRSYFAGSCGGAPLSIIKQYIEQQQRPH from the coding sequence ATGCAAGTTAATAACGATGTAAGAACACGAAGACATTGTGTTTTTAATCTTCATGTTCATTTGGTCTTTGTAACAAAATACCGTAGAGATGTTTTCTCCGGAAGGGTATTAATTGATTTGGAAGAAATATTTAAAAACGTGTGTTTGGATTTTGAAGCAGAATTGGTGGAATTTAACGGTGAGCATGATCATATTCACCTTTTAGTTAACTATCCACCAAAAATTGCTATTTCTAACTTGGTAAATAGTTTGAAAGGCGTTTCAAGCCGACTCATTCGCAAAAAGAATTATCCCGAAATTAAAAATAAGCTTTGGGGTAATATGCTTTGGAGTCGAAGCTATTTTGCGGGTAGTTGTGGTGGAGCACCACTCTCGATTATTAAGCAATATATTGAACAACAGCAAAGACCGCATTAA
- a CDS encoding response regulator has protein sequence MISNTTHQPITVMLVDDHPVVLTGYRRLLESTMDISVIAEANDGETGYILYQTHEPDVVILDLNMVGIDGLETMRRIRAKSPEARILIFSMHINETLVLRALKLGAAGYLTKHCGAKQMIQAIRQVKQGQKYIDPELASSIAISLTMENSSEDPLNSLSAREFQIFKLMAEGNSCAQIAGTLTISPKTVGVHHTNIMKKLKLNNSSQLVRLAINCDIIQV, from the coding sequence ATGATTTCTAACACGACCCATCAACCCATCACCGTAATGCTGGTGGATGACCATCCTGTCGTACTTACCGGATATCGCCGCCTGCTTGAAAGCACGATGGATATCAGTGTGATTGCGGAAGCCAACGATGGCGAAACGGGCTATATTCTCTATCAGACACATGAGCCTGATGTAGTGATTCTTGATCTCAATATGGTTGGTATCGATGGCTTAGAGACCATGCGCCGCATCAGAGCAAAAAGTCCGGAAGCACGCATCTTAATATTTAGTATGCATATCAATGAAACCCTGGTTCTCCGCGCATTAAAATTAGGCGCTGCCGGCTACCTCACTAAACATTGTGGCGCAAAACAAATGATTCAAGCCATACGTCAAGTAAAACAGGGACAAAAATATATTGATCCGGAATTAGCTTCTAGTATCGCTATCAGCTTGACAATGGAAAACTCCTCCGAAGATCCATTGAATAGCCTGTCTGCACGTGAATTTCAAATCTTCAAACTGATGGCAGAAGGTAATTCATGTGCGCAAATTGCAGGCACGCTCACTATCAGTCCTAAGACTGTTGGAGTTCATCATACTAATATTATGAAAAAGCTAAAATTAAATAATTCATCTCAGCTTGTTCGTCTAGCCATTAATTGTGACATTATCCAGGTATAG
- a CDS encoding CheR family methyltransferase, whose amino-acid sequence MIEKSISSPSTATQHSVNKMPEKQAGDIFPIVGIGAFSGGLRAFIKLFKILPTDTGMAFVLIQHLDSNYISLLPELITCVTPIPIIEVHKTIRVKPNHIYIMPPNHSLILVQGALHLISRPNIRSMYLPIDDFLHSLAQDQQNTAIGIILSGTSSDGTFGIQAIKTVGGITFAQSEDSAEYDDIPHSVIAAGHVDFVLSPEEIAQKLAQIAHHPYLCQEPPDANKKISGMDSYDITKILILLYTHTNIDFTYYEHKAIWQRIRRRMVLQQLDKTKSYARFLQAHPEELDALSQDIMINLNGFFRGAENFETLKNEVFPHLMQENSSKRRLCVWIPACSTGEEAYSVAIALFEFLDDQVNTNHIQVFASDIDKQAIDKARQGIYPQSICKHIGSERLQRFFIKTTSGYQICKSIRDICTFAVQNVATDPPCSYFDLICCRNLLIYLDITIKKKILQAFHYALKPNCFLMLGMPEAIDSESKLFFLINKKNKIYIRKSLESQSGFDFPTMAYTPRTLSTPHSMAPAATSIQRAAENLILDQYGPSGVIIDQNLQILYFHGQSSPYIDSSKDNIHHHLFEVAHQEIIPDLRMAVHQAIRKHCNVRREGIRIRHNNDDNYLNLQVIPLISQIMTTSAYLVLFESDYEISISPIQSQVEKNRIDTKNRHLQDNQHKWLIKQRNRQFIIKKQEKCNQELQCANEELMIITQEYAGYSCESNRIHNNLISLLTSIDTAIVILHENLCVKYFTPAAKQLLHLADTDIGRSICSIHIHINTSILKNRIKQVFKTGLPQSFQTQNHSGRWYNFHLCPYKIRSGDTNDVMISINIDNLKKTQP is encoded by the coding sequence ATGATTGAAAAGTCAATCTCTTCCCCTTCTACTGCCACACAACATAGCGTCAACAAAATGCCAGAGAAACAGGCAGGCGATATATTCCCGATTGTAGGCATTGGAGCTTTTTCCGGCGGGTTACGCGCATTCATCAAATTATTCAAGATATTACCCACAGATACGGGAATGGCCTTTGTGCTAATACAGCACCTGGATTCCAACTATATCAGCCTACTCCCCGAGCTGATAACATGCGTAACGCCCATACCAATCATTGAAGTACATAAAACGATACGGGTCAAACCCAATCACATTTATATCATGCCACCCAATCATAGCCTGATACTGGTACAGGGCGCACTCCATCTTATATCCCGTCCGAATATACGTAGCATGTATCTACCGATTGATGATTTTCTACACAGCTTGGCGCAAGATCAACAAAACACTGCAATTGGGATCATCCTCTCAGGTACTTCTTCAGACGGCACATTCGGCATACAGGCTATTAAAACCGTTGGTGGGATTACATTTGCTCAAAGCGAAGATTCTGCCGAATATGACGATATTCCACATAGCGTGATCGCCGCTGGCCATGTCGACTTTGTTTTATCGCCAGAAGAAATTGCTCAAAAATTGGCACAAATCGCACACCACCCTTACTTATGTCAAGAGCCACCTGATGCTAATAAAAAAATATCGGGCATGGATAGCTACGATATCACCAAAATTCTGATTTTGTTATACACACATACCAACATTGATTTCACTTATTATGAACATAAGGCTATCTGGCAGCGTATCAGACGGCGCATGGTGCTACAACAGTTGGATAAAACGAAGAGTTATGCGAGGTTTCTACAGGCTCATCCAGAAGAATTGGATGCATTGTCTCAGGATATAATGATTAATCTCAACGGCTTTTTCCGTGGCGCTGAGAACTTTGAAACACTCAAAAATGAAGTCTTTCCTCACCTCATGCAAGAAAATTCCAGCAAGCGGAGATTGTGCGTCTGGATACCAGCCTGCTCCACTGGCGAGGAGGCTTATTCGGTTGCAATTGCGTTATTTGAATTTCTGGATGATCAGGTTAATACAAATCATATTCAGGTTTTTGCGTCTGATATTGATAAGCAGGCAATTGACAAAGCCCGCCAGGGAATCTATCCGCAGAGCATATGCAAACATATCGGATCAGAACGGTTACAGCGCTTTTTTATCAAAACAACGTCTGGCTATCAAATCTGCAAGTCTATTCGTGACATCTGTACTTTTGCGGTACAAAATGTTGCCACAGATCCACCCTGCTCCTATTTTGATCTGATTTGTTGTCGCAACCTACTAATTTATCTAGATATAACAATTAAAAAAAAGATCCTGCAGGCGTTTCATTATGCCTTGAAACCAAATTGTTTTCTTATGCTGGGGATGCCGGAAGCTATTGACAGTGAGAGTAAACTTTTCTTTCTGATCAACAAAAAGAATAAGATCTATATTCGCAAATCTCTGGAAAGTCAATCAGGTTTTGATTTCCCAACCATGGCTTACACACCACGGACGCTTTCCACTCCTCATTCGATGGCCCCTGCAGCTACCAGCATTCAACGAGCGGCCGAGAATCTAATTCTGGATCAGTACGGCCCATCAGGTGTCATTATTGATCAGAACTTACAGATACTTTATTTTCATGGCCAAAGCAGTCCTTATATCGATTCATCTAAAGACAATATTCATCACCATCTATTCGAAGTAGCACATCAGGAAATTATACCGGATCTGCGCATGGCGGTGCATCAGGCGATCAGGAAACACTGCAATGTACGCAGAGAAGGAATACGCATACGTCATAATAATGATGATAACTATTTAAATCTGCAAGTCATTCCTCTCATTAGTCAAATAATGACCACATCTGCTTATCTGGTATTATTTGAGTCCGACTATGAAATTTCTATTTCACCGATCCAATCCCAAGTAGAAAAAAACAGAATAGACACCAAGAATCGACACCTCCAGGACAACCAACATAAATGGCTTATCAAACAACGGAACAGGCAATTTATCATTAAGAAACAGGAAAAATGTAATCAAGAGTTGCAATGTGCCAACGAAGAATTAATGATAATAACTCAGGAATATGCAGGCTATAGTTGCGAATCAAACAGGATTCATAATAACTTAATTAGCTTGCTAACCAGTATTGACACCGCAATCGTAATCTTGCATGAGAATTTATGTGTTAAATATTTTACCCCTGCCGCAAAACAGCTGTTGCATCTAGCTGATACTGATATTGGGCGATCCATTTGCAGTATTCACATCCATATCAATACTTCCATTCTAAAAAACAGAATAAAGCAGGTCTTTAAAACCGGCCTGCCACAATCCTTTCAGACGCAAAATCACAGCGGACGATGGTACAATTTTCACTTATGCCCCTACAAGATACGGTCAGGCGATACTAATGATGTCATGATATCTATTAATATAGACAATCTTAAAAAGACTCAACCATGA
- a CDS encoding helix-turn-helix domain-containing protein: MKQIIRKAFKSRLNPNSDQVQKMVEFAGANRFVWNKALAMNLFRLEQKQPLLWYNELSF, from the coding sequence ATGAAGCAGATTATACGCAAAGCCTTTAAATCTCGACTCAATCCAAATTCTGACCAAGTACAGAAGATGGTTGAGTTTGCAGGTGCTAATCGGTTTGTTTGGAATAAAGCCTTAGCAATGAATCTGTTCAGATTAGAGCAGAAACAGCCATTGCTTTGGTACAACGAGTTGTCATTTTAG
- a CDS encoding response regulator codes for MPQKVRIAHVDDDPDIRDTVGHILSANGYKIDSYQTMADFIDSLENSDISNLPNLAILDVMVESMDAGLNAYVHLHKRFPGINTIFLTSLGDMIRPYFEGKSSEWVCVIEKPVEPISLLSIIRSRLNDTETIASPS; via the coding sequence ATGCCACAAAAAGTTAGAATCGCACATGTCGATGATGATCCAGATATTCGAGACACAGTCGGACATATTTTAAGTGCGAATGGATATAAAATTGACAGCTATCAGACAATGGCCGATTTCATCGACTCCCTTGAGAATTCAGACATCAGTAACCTTCCAAATCTGGCAATTCTAGACGTCATGGTCGAATCCATGGATGCAGGTTTGAACGCTTATGTTCACCTTCATAAACGTTTTCCAGGTATTAATACCATATTCCTCACTTCCCTCGGTGATATGATCAGACCCTATTTTGAAGGCAAATCTTCGGAATGGGTATGCGTAATTGAGAAGCCTGTTGAACCAATCAGTCTCCTGTCAATTATTCGTAGTCGGCTCAATGATACTGAAACCATAGCCAGTCCTTCCTAA
- a CDS encoding ATP-binding protein: MIHRHNNNRRSDDSEIRSKVELLAELQIRQIELEIQNRELKAAQQQLETTRDRLSDLYDFSPVGYLTLDKTGRVLEINLTGSAMLGEKRASIVGEPLTAYIVQSDSHIFFHYLQQIFNSPSNTIIELRANNAQKFPNTIKHVRLESIMVPGTKTCRTIMTDINQLKETTNRNHELLQENRRLMQNLFKIQEEERRLLARELHDELGQWLTAIYAEAEAILNQSREKGPIHTSAQAISECARKMHEIIHSMLHQLRPALLDSLGLVDALLDLRKHWHAHHPHIALEFKLQGDLNRLGEQINITVFRIIQEALNNIYKHAQASQAKVLLSRRSNKTSIDNNLLLYVEDNGKGYRPDQISKGLGLLGIRERTIAAGGKFTVRSTPDHGTHLHVRLPLSRLNKRRRTDDF; encoded by the coding sequence ATGATTCACAGACATAACAATAATAGAAGATCGGATGACAGCGAAATTCGCAGCAAAGTGGAACTGCTCGCCGAGTTACAAATCCGTCAGATAGAGCTAGAGATACAAAACCGCGAACTTAAAGCAGCACAACAACAATTAGAAACAACCCGTGACCGATTGTCAGATCTTTATGATTTTTCTCCCGTAGGCTATCTGACATTAGACAAAACCGGGCGCGTCTTGGAAATCAATCTGACTGGATCTGCCATGCTTGGTGAAAAGCGTGCATCCATTGTGGGAGAACCATTAACAGCCTATATTGTTCAGAGCGACAGTCACATATTCTTTCATTATCTTCAGCAGATTTTTAATTCCCCCAGCAATACCATTATCGAACTGAGAGCTAATAACGCTCAAAAGTTTCCCAATACAATCAAACATGTCCGTCTGGAAAGTATAATGGTGCCAGGCACCAAGACCTGTCGCACAATTATGACCGACATCAATCAACTCAAAGAAACAACCAATCGCAATCACGAACTATTACAGGAAAATCGTCGGCTCATGCAGAATCTATTTAAGATTCAGGAAGAAGAACGCCGTCTCCTCGCGCGCGAATTACATGATGAGCTAGGTCAATGGCTGACTGCCATTTATGCAGAAGCTGAGGCAATTCTTAATCAATCTCGCGAAAAAGGCCCCATCCATACCAGCGCACAAGCTATCAGCGAGTGCGCTAGAAAAATGCATGAAATCATTCACAGTATGCTGCATCAGTTACGTCCCGCATTACTTGACTCGCTTGGACTGGTCGATGCATTACTTGATCTAAGAAAACATTGGCATGCACATCATCCCCATATCGCTCTCGAATTTAAACTACAAGGAGACCTGAATAGACTCGGTGAACAAATTAATATTACTGTATTCCGCATCATTCAGGAGGCACTCAATAATATCTACAAGCATGCCCAAGCCAGTCAGGCCAAGGTACTACTGAGTCGTCGATCGAACAAAACTTCCATAGATAACAATCTATTACTATATGTGGAGGACAACGGTAAAGGTTACCGTCCAGACCAGATATCCAAAGGACTAGGATTACTCGGCATACGTGAACGAACAATTGCTGCAGGTGGTAAATTTACTGTGCGCAGCACCCCGGACCACGGCACACACCTTCATGTAAGATTACCACTTAGTCGCTTAAACAAGAGGAGAAGAACTGATGATTTCTAA
- a CDS encoding Lpp/OprI family alanine-zipper lipoprotein, translating to MEGKIRNKVHLLMLAAATGSFIGLSGCASTGQFEDLQAQINAVSADAKAARTEAANANAKANEAMNAANSAVNTANSAANTANEANRRSMETETKIDRMFKKAMHK from the coding sequence ATGGAAGGAAAAATAAGAAATAAAGTACATTTACTAATGTTGGCAGCTGCAACAGGTTCGTTTATCGGTTTATCAGGCTGTGCATCAACAGGACAGTTTGAAGACCTGCAGGCACAGATTAATGCTGTTTCAGCGGATGCGAAAGCAGCGAGAACTGAGGCTGCCAATGCTAATGCTAAGGCAAATGAAGCCATGAATGCTGCCAATTCAGCTGTAAATACCGCCAATTCGGCAGCTAATACCGCGAATGAAGCAAATAGACGATCAATGGAAACAGAAACAAAAATTGATCGTATGTTTAAGAAAGCCATGCATAAATAA